The Aythya fuligula isolate bAytFul2 chromosome 1, bAytFul2.pri, whole genome shotgun sequence nucleotide sequence gagttttaggttgtatattaggaagaactttaccgagagggttgtgaggcattgaacgggctgcccagggaagcagtggagtcaccatccctggaggtctttaaaagacgtttagatgtagagcttagggatatggtttagtggaggacttgttagtgttaggtcagaggttggactcgatgatcttgaggtagcttccaacctagacaattctgtgattccgtgataTTCCAGAGCTGGCATGTTCACAGCCTCATCGTAGCACCTGAAAGGCTGGCAGCACCGAACACGTATCAGCTACTACTTCTCGCCTTATAACATCTTATAAATGCAGGTTGGGGAAAAGAAGGGTGGGGGGTGCACCGCTGCCAGCCGCCCCTCACAGCTCCCCACAGACCCCGCCACCGCCTCCATCCCGCCCCCCTCCGCCATTTTGTGGGCGGCCGCCGGCGGCCGCCACCATCTTGTGGGCGGTACCGGGCGGCCGCCATGGCGGAGCCCGGTGCGGGCGGCATGGTGCCGGTATCGGCGGGGCTGTACGTGGGCGGCGCGGCGTCCTGCTCGTCCCCGGCGTCGCTGGCGGCCGCGGGGGTGGTGGCGGTGCTGACGGTGGACGCCGAGGAGCCGCCGGCGCTGCCGGGGGTGCGGAGCCTGCACGTTCGTGTGCTGGACGAGCCCGGCGCCGACCTGCTGAGCCGCCTGGACGAGTGCGCCGCCTTCATCGGCGCggcgcgggcgggcggcggggccgccctCGTCCGCTGGTGAGGGtcgggaccggcaccgggacccgGACCGGGGCTCGGCtggcagccccccggggctggccTCGCCTCATCCTGCGCCTTTCCCTTGCAGCCATGCCGGGGTGAGCCGCAGCGTGGCCGTGGTGACCGCCTACCTGATGAAGacgcaggggctgggctgggaggaggcgTACGCCGCTGTCAGGGCGGCCAAGCCCGATGCCGAGTGAGTGCCTGGGCTGAAGGAGGGGGTGAGGAGGCGCTGCCCCTCTCCCCTTGCCCGgcctcagcccctgcccttCTCTCTCCGTCTCTCTCAGCGCAGGGTGAACCCGGGCTTCCAGGGGCAGCTGAAGCTGTACGAGGCCATGGGCTGCGCGGTGGACAGCGGCAGCGCCCTGTACAAGCGGTACCGCCTGCAGATGCTCAGGGAGAGGTACCCCGGTGagtggggggctgggggagcgctGCCCATGACAGGCACTCGAGCTTGAGGTGAAATTTGCCTCTCTGGTCTGCCAAAGGCCTGGGTGGGTGATCACAGCGTAAGGGCAGTCATACggtttttctgctctgtggtTTTTTGCCCCATGGGCAGCACCAGGCATCCAGGCGGATCTTTCTGCTGTGTGCTTGCTTTAAGTTATCATTGTTCGCAGTTCTAAGCCACGTGCCCCCATCTGTGGTCTCTgacctgtgctgctgtggtttgtgACTGTCTTTCACTAGCTGTGCATCAAGATCTCTGTGTCTTGTGTGCTGTAGCGTATGACTATGGTGGCGGGCCATGGTTcacagatcatttaaaaaaaaacacaacaacaacacactAATTGCAGAGCCTATTTGATGTCATTCTGCATGGACAGCAAAGCAGTGGATGTCCTTCCATAGCTAGACATCTCAGGTGGGATGAGCATGATGCATCCATCTATCCTTAAAGGCACACAGAAGCACATCAGTGAGATGCCACTTTACAGACTGAGCTCAGTTGTTGTTGACTGTGAGTACTGCCCTCAGAGTAGTCGAGCCTTGAGTCAACCAGACAAACAAACGTTCACATCATATTCTCTACACAGTTCTAGCTCATcagtgggagaaaaaagggTATTTGAGACGTTTCTGAGAAACAAATCTGTGATGAACTGTTCTCTAACAATTCCTCCTATGCTCTTATTTCCTGTTTAAGTGAGAATACAGAGCAAAAGGCAACTAATTTGCCTTTATTAAGGCCAAATTCTAGATTCCATTTCACTGGGCTGAATCCTAATCTTACTTGTGGTGGGATGAAGCTGTTTTAGTTTGACCTTACCTAATGGAATGGGTGAGTGAATGAATTAATGTGGAGAAAGTAGCTTTTACATACAGTGACTAGGGCAGAGGCATGGTGCTCTCCCGCTGTAATGTATCATGGCTTTATTGATCTGATTTGCAACTTAATCTTGTCTGCTCCGCAGAACTTCAAGACTTACCTCGAGAAGTCTTCGCTGTTGATCCGACCAATATGTGTCAAACGCCGAGCACAGAGGTTCTCTACAGATGCAGGAAGTGCAGGTATTGAACCATTCATATTTCCCACAACATAGCATTTTGAAGTGATCTCAAGAGGAAAACAGCCTGTGTAAATCAGTGGGTATGTCATTATTGTTAGAATAGGGATAAGATCTTCTGTAAATGTCCACATAGCGTGTGCcacacacactatatatattGTGTCTCTAAGTTTCCACAGTAAAACcaagcattttactttttttttctgctttttcctcccttctgtcATGGAGGACAGGCGCTCTCTATTTCGTAGCTCCAGCATTTTGTCCCATGTGGAAGGAGACGGACCAACAGCCTTTATTCACAAGAGAATAACGGAGTCAACGCAGCTTTCTGGCGGTGGCCCTGATAAGTGCACCTCTTACTTCATTGAGCCCGTGCAGTGGATGGAGCCAGCGTTACTGGGAGTCATGGAAGGACAGGtgaatgtgttttattttttatttattattattttttgccaaGATAAACTGTTGCTATTCCCTCATGTGAAGGCTCCCACACCCTGTCCTAggtctcccagcctctcctgcatCAATTTTGCAGATTACTGATGGATTCTCAGATGTGAAATATCCTTTTATAAGGAAATGAGCTTGAGATCTTGTTGGCCTGAGAACACTGGCAAGGGTGTTGGACGAGGGTTTGTGAGACTTAAAAACCTGCTGTGGTCTCAGGCTGGCTGAGGCCTAACTCCTGGAACCACACCAGGTCTGATGAGCTGCATTTCCACGCCATCccttctgccagcacagctgtctCCTACACCCTAGGGCATGGCAAGCACCAGCCCATTCAGCTCTCTTTTTGGCCtgtttttctgtatcatttcaGCTACGGGGACAGGAGCTGGCTTAGCGCAGGTTGCCATAATTTAATTTACCGCAGAATTACATTTCACGTGGAATTACATCTGAACGCAGCTTGTAACGGGGTCATTTGTTGTTCTTGCAGCTTCTGTGTCCCAAATGCACGTCGAAGCTGGGCTCCTTCAGCTGGCGGGGTGAGCAGTGCTCTTGCGGCCGCTGGGTGACTCCTGCCTTCCAGATTCACAAGAGTCGAGTGGATGAAGTGAGAACACTGCCGGCTGGTAACCTCCTCACTGCCAAAACCTGAACTCATCGCGGCTCCTGGTGGACTTCTAAAGGACCCCAGAAATGCTGGGTAGCCCACGATTGCCAGAGCTGAGGTTATGACTCGCACCCCCTTTGTAATACGATGGAATTACTTGAACACCTCCTCCGTTCTCACTTTCAGCATCTCTAATACATgatgtgtatgcatgtgtatatatataaatatatatataaaggcaaAGCATGGCCCTTAAAGAGCTGTTACAGTGTCAAAGATGTACAGAAATGCCTGAACGTGAGTGAGAATATACTATTTACAGAAGGTTCAAACCCTTATATAGAAAGAACGTTACCATATTATTTTAAGGGTGTGGACAGTTGTACTACTAATCTGATACAGGAGTTCAGAACAATTTACCAGAAACAGGCACCTTAGATTTTAAGAGGAATATTCCACAACATGACATACAAGGCAGGGAGATACTTCAAGGCTTAGTGAAGTGCCTTAACCTTGGCACCATTACCGGGTGCTGCATTAGCACGTGTCACAGCAAGATCAGTGATGCTTCTGTTACAATAAAGCCCCTACACTGCAATATGACATTTTCCTGATAATGTCTGAGGAGATTATGTAAACTACTGGAGCGGGGGATCTGAGGTAAAGTGTCCCTGCTAAGTTGTTTGTTCCAAGGTTAAAGAGACCCCAAAATGATAAAAGTAAGATTTTAAGGAAGGTGCAAGCTTTGCTTAGGGTATACTGTGAACACCACCGTGGCACAGCTTTGGTTGGACAGCAGAAAATAGGACAGCTAAAACTAcattaaatccattttattcTCATTGACTTCAAcaattttttaatcttttttacaCAATTTCCAGCAACATACATTATGAAATATACAAGATAAAGTAGGTGGCTGGGTTCTGCCCATCTTTTTGTTCCTCCCACCTCTGTGGAGGGAAGACTTGCAGTACACAGTGAACATCAGAATCTCAACACTGAAAACtgagacacaaaaaaaaaaaaaaaagacaaaaatatatatgaaactGTTTGAACTGGTCACACGTCAGGGCCAGGTACAGCACAATAAATATTAGAACTGCATTATCTTAGACATCTTCTGTAAAGTTTATAACATCCTCTATTTAAAGAGATAAGAACATCTGTTTTCTAGCATGAAATGCTACATAGTACAGTGCTGAAGGGTATGAACAACGAGGAATCCAGCAAGAGCTTGAGTGGTGACTATTCATTCACACATGCTCATCGTTAAAATAAGCAGCATTCACTGAAAGTTTCGTGAACTGTAAACCTAACCATTCACTACCAGAGTATCAGCTGTAGTAGTAGTTTCTTTTGGGAGAACCAAAAATAGGAAATCCATTTAGGTTTTGGCTGGGCTTTCCATGGCAAACAGCGAGCTGATACCGTAACGGGAGTGGCAGCGTTTGGTCCTTAGCGCCAAGATCCCTTTGCACCACTACTATTCAAAGCTGGCAGCTGGTGGAAGAACACTTCAGTGCGGAATGAATGCTTAAACAACCAGGCCACTGCCAGTGTCAGCCACAAGTTATGTTTGGTGACCATACCAAGtcagcagctgccagccaggcGCGGTGCTGCACGACAAAGAAGCGTTAGATGTTGTCTGACCCAAGTGAGAGCCCAAAGACTGGAGAGGATGACAGCATCTTTTGCTCTCTCTGCAGCAACGCTCGGAGTGCTGGCACTTGAAATTTGTCAGCAAGGCTGCGCTATGCTCACTCCTCACCTCAAATCTAGTTTTGCCAATAAGCGAGCCCGAGACACAGCAGTTTCGGCTGCTTGACTGACTGTGCTTCCAGAGCATGGTGCAGAAGTCACCGGTTTCTCTTGCATCATAATCAAGAAGGCAGAAGTAAATCCGCTCTGTACTGttgcccttcctcctcctcaccccctaGCCCCAGCAGCTTTACATCACGGCATATTTTTACGCGCGAACCGAGGACCTGTGCCACTGCCAAACAGGCCAAGGAGGCAGAGGTGGGGCGGGAAGGTTAAGCACGTGCTTTGCTTTGCCTAAAAGCAACCTGGACACTGCACTGGAGGCAAGTGTTGGTAGAGAGCACCACCTAGGAAGGACTGCGTTCCTGGTCCACGCACGGAATTGCCACAGCCCGTTACGGCCTGTAGGACGAAGCAGCAGTGCCACGCTTCACAAACTAAAGCAGCTGAGTGTTGTGAATTTTTATGGGGTGAGTGGGATGTGAGAAGGCGAAAATCTGCTGGAAACCGAGCAGCTATGGCTTTGACTTTAGCTGATGCTCAGTCCAACAGTCCCATCTGTATTaggtaggaaaataaaactctgtTTCTCCAGTGTACAAAAGCATACTGGCTACTTGTACATGCTCATCTTCTAGTCGGTCCTTTCTTGGAGAGAGCCACAACTACCACAATTCGATACCGACAGGCTCGGTTGGAGGTTGCAGAAAGGCCAGGGTAGTGAAGAACTTTGGTCATCACAGTATGGTCAAAAATTCTGCTTCAGAATAGGGAGTTTCATGATAGTCACTTAGCAAAGTGCTAGACCTAAATGCCCTTACCACTGCCAGCTCAGACCGTACCACACGACTGCATTAAGATTACACCTCCTCTGCCAGTGCAGCTCACTTGGTTGGGTCCCACGGCAAGAGACGGCTTACCAAGAGAGCTGGGAGAGGGCAAGGGGACGTTTTGCCTGCCCTAGAAGTGTACAACAGCATTTCTTCACTCAGCCGGGCCCATTCGCACGTCACTCACCATTTCAGACACACAAAGCAATGCCGAACACAAACTGAGAGGAATGTTTTGTAAAGACACTGAGGATGAACAGGGAAACGGGGCTATTTATCAACTCAAGTACTGTTGCATCATTCTTGTAAGGTAGGGAAGCAGAGGAGTTGAGATGAGGAATTTGGAGGACAAAACGGAGTGGTCACAGAGGCCGAGTCTAGTCTTCCAGACTGCGGAACGCATTCTGCATATCCTCAAACAGCTGAGCGTAGTCTGCCTTGATTTTTGCTTCACCATCTTTGACAGGGTCCTGGAAAACACCACGGCGGATGAACAGATCAGTCTCAAAAAGCCTCCAGTACTCGAGACAACCCTGCTTTGCCAGTGCTATCGTTTCCTGACCTCAGCATTAACACCTGCTAACTACAGAGCAGGCAGTTATAGCTCCGTGTCTGCTTTCTGTCTGTCCTTTGTCTCAGCAACAGCCCCAGGATTTAAATCTCATCCACTTCCCACATTCAGCGAGCAGGCAGAGTGGATGCTGAACAGAGAATTATTTGCATGAGCAGTGCTTACTTTACCTACTGAAAAGCAACTGATTTGGAGAGGATCCAATAATGCTTAGCGTCTTTTTTAGTCCTGTGTGATccaagagctgcagctcctggatcTGCAGCTCCTACCAGCTCCTGTCCCAAGAGCAAATGGAGTAAGGTTCTTGTGACTCAGAGAAAtgctctgctgtatttttggGGGTGCATTCCCTGTAAATGCAAGAGTTACTTTGCCATCACTCAGATGTTGATCGGTTAATTTAAATAGCCTTGTGAAATCCTAACAAGCTCAAGGACATTTTTGAACAGCTGCATTTTCCTCAGAATACCTTTCAGGCAAGGCAAGGGCAAATACTGTAACAATCAGCCTTGTTCTGAGGCTCCAAGGCCTTTCCTGAAAGAAGCAACAGCAGTCAAAAGCTATGAAATCTGTTAAATGCCTTCACCATTCCCCTCTCAGCATTACGTTCCTCTAGGTCAGTGCAGCTCTTGGTGAGTGCTCTGTGTTTACAAGTACGATTGCATTACCTATCACTCCAAAGTGCACAGACAGCAGGACATTTAAGTTCATATGCCTTTTAGGCTGTTGCtcaggaaacacatttttttctttcataactATTACTGTGTTAGAGGGCCACCTCCACACAACGTTTTAATTCTACAGATTCTATTTTTCAGCCATGCCTATCCACTGCTACGCTGCATGCCAGATGTCTTCTAGTGGCCAGGGTTTGTAAATGAAAGTATTACTTCCCCTATTTCCACATAACCAGCTCTCAAGCAAGCTCCCACGCCCAAGTGtatcttgttttgttcttgatGGTTTCAGAATATATACCAGGGATCTGCTTGTTGCAGAAACAAGCCGGTACCCTGCAGGAATAGAACACTGGCACACAAGAATGCTCAactttaaacataattttatctCATGGCATTAAGTCTTGAAAGATTTGTGATACTGGTTTataagagttttaaaataagcatcGCATTTTTTAGAGAATATTACTTAGCTACTTCGACATCAGACAGTGCCACAGGTTACTGTCCTAGCAGTAAATGTTATGACCAGCAAGCTCTGCGTGTGTTTTAAGAGAGGAGTAGGAAAGCTGCACTTTAAAAAGATGGATACCGAAGTTACTCAGAGGATAATCCAATGTGTAGACCTACAAACAAACATACCTTGAATTTCATGGAGGTAAGTCTGTAGAGGATTTCGCTCATGTTCTCTCGGATGATGGACCACGTGATCTTGTTGTCACTCTGGGCTGTGGTTTCTACAGCACGGCGTGCCATGTCATAAAATGCAATCATATTGGAGAGCATTCCCACGGTTTTATAGAAAGGGCAGAACCTGATGGAACAGAAGAAGATTCGTCAGGCATCTTGGAACAGGACCAGCCTTTGCTTCTGCCTTCACAACAATGCTGAATTCTCACCTGAGATAACAGCCTGCTCTATTCCACAGGTTTCTGATACATGCTGTCAAAGGAGATAGTGAGCCTACGATTCACCTAATCAAAAATGTGGGACCTATTAGAGGCAAAGGCAATCACCCTGAAGTGAGGTTTCCTGAACACCCAAACACTGAACAAAACAGGAGATCAGTAACCATCACTGTACAACTCTCACATTCAGTCCTTCTTCCTGTTTGGTCCGTTATGGGATTAGGCCTTCTGCAAGCAGCCTGGGAGAACCTGACAGTTCCACAAGTTTCTTTGCTCACAGGAACGGGAGTATTTTTATGATAAGAACAATCCAGAGGCTCAACACacagaaagtttcttttttaatggataAGTGACTGCCACAGAAGGTTCCTCATTATTGTTTCTATACATCAAGGTACTTCCTGTGCACCTCTGTCCCATACAAGCATTCCTTGCCTTAGCAACATAACCCAAAGGCACACACCGTCATAGAACATATCTAAGTTTCTAGTGATTAACAAGAGAGCTACAGATTCAGACCTCACCTGTCATAAGGCGTATAACCATTCTGTTGCAAGAAGTCATCTTTTATCAGCTTGGCAACCTCCAAGGTAATCTTGTCTGTTTCTGCCAAAGAAGCCTAGAAAGAAAGGCCCACCGTTAGTTTGGTACTCAGCTccactgaaatcacagaatagtttgggctggaaaggaccttaaagaccatctagtttTAACCACCTGCAATGAGCACAGacttccactagaccaggccAAATCCAACCTGATCCTGGACACCTACAGGGATGGGACActcacaacttctctgggcaacctgttctagtgcctcaccaccctcacagggaagaattcttcctgatatctaatctaaatctatcctcttaGTTAAGAGATACATTGAAACATTACCTTCCTACATAAAGAAGTAAAACCATTCGCCCTTCCCTAAAATTCTGATATCCATGGAAGAACAGCAAGATCTCAGCATTTTAGATCAATAAATAATATAAGGATTTGATAGGAGCCTCCACAGCTAACCGTGGGCTTTCCCTTTGTGGCagtcaagaaaaataaagacgTTGATGCCAGCAGTATGTTGTACTGTGCAGGGCGGACACAACCCTGCTGCAGAGTTATTACTGGCACCACAGGGCACTCACTCTTCCCTACCAGTCTGAGTGCTTCTGTAGTGGGAACACCACCCGCAGTTACAACCACCAGGCTCAGTATCACTTCCGTGACAAGAAACCCATTCTATCCTGTTCTGTAAAGTAGTCTTTTAGAACCtatttttgtaagaaagaaATTGCAGAAGGCCCTAAGATggtatttcctttccttccaagGCATATCTAAAGAAGAGAGCTCTGCTAGGCAAGATCTGGTGAAAGGCCTCCTCTTAGCTGGGCTAGAACATCGGTGAACAGGGCTAGCATCAGGACCAAACTTTCTTCAAACAACAGTAGTTGCAACGTGTTACCAAGCATTAGCTGTACCCTGTAAATCAGCACAGCTTGCCTATGTACCATGGAATTAAATTACTCTCAAATATGTGCTGGGCGCCTTTCAATTATCATATGTACAGTGCTAAGCTAAAACAGTTTTCACTTGGTCCCTTTTGAGAGCTCTCCGGGGAAATTTTGCTGTCCAAGTTCAGCGCTCCATCCAAAACAGTGAAgtgaaggaaggaaattaaaggaTGCCTGTAAAATGGAGCCATGTGTCACGTCACAGGTCTCCATACAGAAACTAGATAACCGCCAGTTTTAGAACAAGCAGACCACTTCTGTTTCTGCGTACCAACTTGTAAATACCAGCAcctctcttctgctgctgggaaCATGGTTTCTGAGAAATTGTAACTTTCCAGGCTACTAAAAATAAAGGTCCGTCTGCATCATCTCTCTTACAAGGTCTACTTCCAACAGAGTGCTATTGCAGTTTGCAATACAGGGCACTTCAGCAGGACTTGAACACTGGAGCGAAGTTTCTGAACTCCACCATTAGATGCCCTGCAATCTAATTTACATGAGAAAAGGAGCCTCAAGACAAGATTTATCAAATCCAAAAAGATATGTGTCATTAGAAGTCAAATAACATACAAGAAAGTTTCACAGAAGCATGGTTAAATGCAGGAGAGCCTGGCATCTCCCAGCGAACGTTTGCCTTTTTTCCACGATGCAGTATCCATCAAGTTTGGCCTAGGATATGGTCAAAAGCCTGTGCTTGCAGTAAGGAAGTGGAGGACAGCTCACAAACCCcctgttccctcccagctggCTACTCACCTTCCCCACAAGCTGCACAATCTCTGCAAGGTCTTCCTCTTCTTGTAGGATCTCTTTTGCCTTTGTTCTGAGAGGGACAAACTCTGTAAAATGCTTGTCGTAGTACTCATCCAGAGCGCGCGTGTATTTGCTGTAACTGATCAGCCAGTTGACAGAGGGAAAGTGTTTGCGTTGTGCCAGCTTCTTATCCAGGCCCCAGAAAACCTGCCAGAACCAGAAAGATCCCCTAGTTTttcaaactgaaagcaaaacaaaataactgaaagcaaaatgaaaacacacacacacacaaaatcacaaCACAACCAGCAAGTCTGAGCCAACAACACAGCAAAGGCTATCACAAAGAagcctgagaaagaaaaagaaaacctgctttATGCTAATTTAACTATAGCAGCGACTTTCAAACACGTATCtcaaaaaatgaagaagttgTTTAAGCTGAATTTAGCTTGAGACTCCTCCTAACAGAGGAATATGCAGTAACAATGTCACTAGTGGAGCCTAGTTAAGCAGAGCTCTATTTAACTTTGCTCCTTTTCCCAAAACAGGGATTGGCAACCAGTTGCAAGATATTCCTCTCCCAGTCAACTGCTGTGaggattttttcctgattttgatGTACCTACTAAAAGTGCTTCACTTTCCATCCTAGCCATGAGTGGCCGTGCTTCAAGTGCAGCTCGAAGGGCTGCAATCAGGAGGCACACGGATATTCCCGAGCAGTCACTGTTGGCAGGATTTGCcacctcttctccctcttccaaAGGCTTCTCAAACACATCAGTTCAGAGACCGTCTCGTAAAGTCACCTCTTACACTGTTAGAACATTTTCCAAAGCACCCTACAAAGTTGCCTGTATcaactgtgttcagttttgggccccttgctacaagaaggacatggaggtgcttgagcgggtccagagaagggcgacgaagctggtgaggggcctggagaacaagtcctacgaggagcggctgagggagctgggcttgttcagcatggagaagaggaggctcaggggcgaccttatcgctctttttaggtacctcaagggaggctgtagcgaggtgggggttggtctgttctcccacgtgcctggtgacaggacgagggggaatgggctaaagttgcgccaggggagttttaggttggatattaggaagaacttatttaccgaaagggttgttagactttggaacaggctgcccagggaagtggtggagtcaccatccctggaagtctttaaaagatgtttagatgtagagcttagggatatgggtTAGtagaggacttgttagtgttaggtcagaggttggactcgatgatcttgaggtctcttccaacctagaaattctgtgattctgtgaaatcaaagCTCTCACATCAGCACTGGCACAAAGGTACTGAAGCAA carries:
- the DUSP12 gene encoding dual specificity protein phosphatase 12 isoform X1; the protein is MAEPGAGGMVPVSAGLYVGGAASCSSPASLAAAGVVAVLTVDAEEPPALPGVRSLHVRVLDEPGADLLSRLDECAAFIGAARAGGGAALVRCHAGVSRSVAVVTAYLMKTQGLGWEEAYAAVRAAKPDAEVNPGFQGQLKLYEAMGCAVDSGSALYKRYRLQMLRERYPELQDLPREVFAVDPTNMCQTPSTEVLYRCRKCRRSLFRSSSILSHVEGDGPTAFIHKRITESTQLSGGGPDKCTSYFIEPVQWMEPALLGVMEGQLLCPKCTSKLGSFSWRGEQCSCGRWVTPAFQIHKSRVDEVRTLPAGNLLTAKT
- the DUSP12 gene encoding dual specificity protein phosphatase 12 isoform X2, with protein sequence MAEPGAGGMVPVSAGLYVGGAASCSSPASLAAAGVVAVLTVDAEEPPALPGVRSLHVRVLDEPGADLLSRLDECAAFIGAARAGGGAALVRCHAGVSRSVAVVTAYLMKTQGLGWEEAYAAVRAAKPDAEVNPGFQGQLKLYEAMGCAVDSGSALYKRYRLQMLRERYPELQDLPREVFAVDPTNMCQTPSTEVLYRCRKCSSSILSHVEGDGPTAFIHKRITESTQLSGGGPDKCTSYFIEPVQWMEPALLGVMEGQLLCPKCTSKLGSFSWRGEQCSCGRWVTPAFQIHKSRVDEVRTLPAGNLLTAKT